The Delphinus delphis chromosome 10, mDelDel1.2, whole genome shotgun sequence genome includes a region encoding these proteins:
- the BRPF3 gene encoding bromodomain and PHD finger-containing protein 3: MRKPRRKSRQNAEGRRSPSPYSLKCSPTRETLTYAQAQRIVEVDIDGRLHRISIYDPLKIITEDELTAQDITECNSNKENSEQPQFPVKSKKPSSKGKKKESCSKHASGTSFHLPQPSFRMVDSGSQPEAPPLPAAYYRYIEKPPEDLDAEVEYDMDEEDLAWLDMVNEKRRVDGHSLVSADTFELLVDRLEKESYLESRSSGAQQSLIDEDAFCCVCLDDECHNSNVILFCDICNLAVHQECYGVPYIPEGQWLCRCCLQSPSRPVDCVLCPNKGGAFKQTSDGHWAHVVCAIWIPEVCFANTVFLEPIEGIDNIPPARWKLTCYICKQKGLGAAIQCHKVNCYTAFHVTCAQRAGLFMKIEPMRETSLNGTIFTVRKTAYCEAHSPPGAATARRKGDSPGSLSEAGDEEGLKEGCGEEEEKEEVEEEEEDEGQGGVGGPLKGVSKKNKMTLKQRIKKEPEEVGRDTPSTVPMVTVPQIPSYRLNKICSGLSFQRKNQFMQRLHNYWLLKRQARNGVPLIRRLHSHLQSQRNAEQREQDEKTNAVKEELKYWQKLRHDLERARLLIELIRKREKLKREQVKVQQAAMELELMPFNVLLRTTLDLLQEKDPAHIFAEPVNLSEVPDYLEFISKPMDFSTMRRKLESHLYGTLEEFEEDFNLIVTNCMKYNAKDTIFHRAAVRLRDLGGAILRHARRQAENIGYDPERGTHLPESPKLEDFYRFSWEDVDNILIPENRAHLSPEVQLKELLEKLDLVSAMRSSGARTRRVRLLRREINALRQKLAQPPPPQLASLNKTVSNGELPAGPRGDVAVLEQAPQEEPEDDGDRDDSKMPPPPTLEPTGPAPSLSEQESPPDPPTLKPISDSKPPSRFPKPRKVEEDELLEKSPLQLGSEPLQRLLSDNGINRVSLMTPDTSPAGAPLSGVGRRTSVLFKKAKNGVKLQRSPDRALENGEDHGAVGSPASPTSIEDEQHSRKRPRSRSCSESEGERSPQQGEETGVTNGFGKHTESGSDSECSLGLSGGLAFEACSGLTPPKRSRGKPALSRVPFLEGVNGDSDYNGSGRSLLMPFEDRGDLEPLELVWAKCRGYPSYPALIIDPKMPREGLLHNGVPIPVPPLDVLKLGEQKQAEAGEKLFLVLFFDNKRTWQWLPRDKVLPLGVEDTVDKLKMLEGRKTSIRKSVQVAYDRAMIHLSRVRGPHSFVTSSYL, encoded by the exons ATGAGGAAGCCTCGCCGGAAGTCACGGCAGAATGCCGAGGGCCGGCGCTCCCCATCCCCCTATAGTCTGAAGTGCTCACCCACTCGGGAGACCCTGACATATGCCCAGGCCCAACGGATCGTCGAGGTGGACATTGATGGACGTCTGCATCGTATTAGCATCTATGACCCGCTCAAGATCATCACAGAGGATGAGTTGACTGCCCAGGATATCACCGAATGCAATAGTAACAAGGAAAACAGTGAGCAGCCTCAGTTCCCTGTCAAGTCCAAAAAACCCTCATCCAAGGGCAAGAAGAAGGAGTCCTGCTCCAAGCATGCATCCGGCACTTCCTTCCACCTCCCACAACCCAGCTTCCGCATGGTGGACTCAGGCAGTCAACCAGAAGCACCCCCGCTGCCTGCTGCCTACTACCGCTACATTGAGAAGCCACCTGAAGACCTGGATGCAGAAGTAGAATACGACATGGATGAGGAGGACCTTGCCTGGCTGGACATGGTAAATGAGAAGCGGCGAGTCGATGGGCACAGTTTGGTGTCGGCAGATACCTTTGAGCTGCTGGTGGATCGGCTTGAGAAGGAGTCATACTTGGAGAGTCGAAGCAGTGGGGCCCAACAGTCACTCATTGATGAAGATGCTTTCTGCTGTGTATGCCTGGATGACGAATGCCACAACAGCAACGTCATTCTCTTCTGTGACATCTGCAACCTGGCTGTACACCAGGAGTGCTATGGCGTCCCTTACATCCCCGAGGGCCAGTGGCTATGCCGCTGCTGTCTACAGTCTCCCTCCCGGCCTGTGGATTGCGTCCTCTGCCCCAACAAGGGTGGCGCCTTCAAACAGACCAGTGATGGGCACTGGGCCCACGTGGTGTGTGCCATCTGGATCCCTGAAGTCTGCTTTGCTAACACCGTGTTCCTGGAGCCTATTGAGGGCATCGACAACATCCCACCTGCCCGCTGGAAACTAACCTGCTATATCTGCAAGCAGAAGGGGCTGGGTGCAGCCATCCAGTGCCATAAGGTGAACTGCTACACGGCCTTCCATGTGACGTGTGCACAGCGGGCTGGGCTCTTCATGAAGATTGAGCCTATGCGTGAGACCAGCCTCAATGGCACCATCTTCACAGTGCGCAAGACCGCCTACTGTGAAGCCCACTCGCCGCCAGGTGCCGCCACTGCTAGGAGGAAGGGCGACTCCCCAGGAAGTCTCAGTGAGGCTGGGGACGAAGAAGGGCTGAAGGAAGgctgtggggaggaagaagagaaggaagaggtagaagaggaggaggaagatgaaggCCAAGGTGGGGTAGGTGGCCCCCTCAAGGGAGTGTCCAAGAAGAACAAGATGACTTTGAAGCAAAGGATCAAGAAGGAGCCAGAGGAAGTGGGCCGAGACACACCCTCCACTGTCCCCATGGTCACTGTCCCACAGATACCCTCTTACAG GTTGAACAAGATCTGTAGTGGTCTCTCCTTTCAGAGGAAAAACCAGTTCATGCAGCGGCTTCACAACTACTGGCTGTTGAAGCGGCAGGCACGGAATGGTGTCCCCCTCATACGGCGCCTGCACTCCCACCTGCAGTCCCAAAGGAATGCTGAGCAG CGGGAGCAGGACGAGAAGACAAATGCAGTGAAGGAAGAGCTGAAATACTGGCAGAAGCTCCGGCACGACTTGGAGCGGGCACGGCTGCTGATTGAGCTGATTCGGAAAAGAGAAAAGCTCAAGCGGGAGCAG GTCAAGGTCCAGCAGGCCGCCATGGAGCTGGAGCTTATGCCGTTCAACGTTCTGCTGAGGACAACACTGGACTTGCTGCAGGAGAAGGATCCCGCACACATCTTTGCCGAGCCTGTCAACCTGAGTGAG GTTCCAGATTACCTGGAATTCATATCCAAGCCAATGGATTTTTCTACTATGAGGCGGAAGCTGGAGTCCCACCTGTACGGCACCTTGGAGGAGTTTGAGGAGGACTTTAACCTTATAGTTACCAACTGCATGAAGTATAATGCTAAAGACACAATTTTCCACCGAGCAGCTGTCCGCCTGCGGGACCTGGGAGGGGCCATCCTGCGGCACGCCCGGCGGCAGGCAGAGAACATCGGCTATGACCCCGAGAGGGGCACCCACCTGCCCGAGTCACCCAAATTGGAGGACTTTTACCGCTTCTCCTGGGAAGACG TGGACAACATCCTCATCCCAGAGAACCGGGCCCACTTGTCCCCAGAGGTGCAGCTGAAGGAgctgctggaaaaactggacctGGTGAGTGCCATGCGGTCCAGTGGGGCCCGGACCCGCCGTGTCCGCCTGCTACGCCGGGAGATCAATGCCCTTCGGCAGAAGCTGGCGCAGCCGCCACCACCGCAGCTGGCATCGCTAAACAAGACTGTGTCCAATGGGGAGCTGCCAGCAGGGCCCCGGGGGGATGTGGCTGTGCTGGAGCAGGCCCCGCAGGAGGAGCCAGAAGACGATGGGGACAGAG ATGACTCCAAAATGCCTCCCCCACCAACCCTGGAGCCTACTGGGCCTGCGCCTTCCTTGTCTGAGCAAGAATCCCCTCCGGATCCCCCCACTCTGAAACCCATCAGTGATAGCAAACCTCCAAGCCGATTCCCAAAGCCAAGAAAAGTGGAAGAAGATGAGCTTTTGGAAAAATCACCTCTGCAGCTAGGGAGTGAGCCCTTGCAACGCCTGCTCAGTGACAATGGCATTAATAGAGTGTCCCTCATGACCCCCGATACATCCCCCGCAGGTGCCCCACTCAGTGGCGTGGGCCGTCGCACATCAGTCCTCTTCAAGAAGGCCAAGAACGGGGTTAAACTACAGAGGAGCCCAGACAGGGCCCTGGAGAACGGCGAGGACCATGGCGCAGTGGGCTCTCCTGCGTCTCCCACCAGCATCGAGGATGAACAGCACTCCCGGAAGCGGCCGAGGAGCAGGAGCTGTAGTGAGAGCGAAGGGGAGAGGTCCCCCCAGCAGGGGGAAGAGACAG GTGTGACCAACGGCTTTGGAAAACACACTGAAAGCGGGTCTGACTCAGAATGTAGTTTGGGTCTCAGTGGTGGACTGGCATTTGAAGCTTGCAG TGGTCTGACACCCCCCAAACGCAGCCGAGGGAAGCCAGCCCTGTCTCGAGTGCCCTTCCTGGAAGGTGTGAATGGAGACTCTGACTACAACGGCTCAG gcagaaGCCTCCTGATGCCCTTTGAAGACCGTGGAGACCTGGAGCCCCTGGAGCTGGTGTGGGCCAAGTGCCGAGGTTATCCCTCCTACCCCGCCTTG ATCATCGATCCCAAGATGCCCCGGGAGGGCCTTCTGCACAATggcgtccccatccccgtccccccACTGGATGTGCTGAAGCTGGGAGAGCAGAAACAGGCCGAGGCTGGAGAGAAGCTCTTCCTTGTCCTCTTCTTTGACAATAAACGCACCTG GCAGTGGCTTCCGAGGGACAAAGTCCTGCCCCTGGGTGTGGAAGACACCGTGGACAAGCTCAAGATGCTGGAAGGCCGCAAGACCAGCATCCGCAAGTCAGTGCAGGTGGCCTACGACCGTGCGATGATCCACCTGAGCCGAGTGCGGGGACCCCACTCCTTTGTCACCTCCAGCTACCTGTAA